Within Leptospira dzoumogneensis, the genomic segment CCAGCAATGAAAATTATCGCTAAATTCTACAAACCTTCTAAGTTAGGCGATATACTAAAGTTTCATGTAAAAGTAAAACGTTTGAGGCGCCAAAATATCTTGATCAATGTGGAAGCTATGTGTAACGACGAAAAAAGATGTTCTGGAGATTTTTTGCATGGATTCGCATCTCTTGCAAGTTTAAGCCTTACTGATTGGCCGCAGGATGTGCGCAAAAAATTGGAAGAATATCTATAACTGTGACTGGCTTATCCGCAAGATGTAAGGGATTTCACGAATCTTTGTACGGTTATGAAACTAGTTATCTCTTCATGGCGGCTTCCGATCCATGCGGTGAATTAGATCAAGATCTGATCAAAGGATGTGCTGAACGTGATTATTACAAGAAGAAGAAGAAAGTAAATCTCTGTTTAGCTCTTATAGCAGCCGATCCTTGTATTGATGAATTGGGAGGTGACCCAACATCTGAACCCGAGGAAATGAAACAATATAGATTTTCAACATTTGCATATTGTTCAGGTACCTTTCATTCTGCAATGCCAATGCCGATGTTTTTTTAATAGTTTTCAAATATTCGCATAAAGATAAACGGTCGTTTACACAAAATGAAACAGCTCATTCTTTCTTACTTTCCAGATTGAATTTCAGAAAATTAGAAAGATCAAAATACCTACTCGGATTTTCTGGGGAGAAAAAGACAGGTTTTTAGCGAAAGAAATGGCGGAAGAAACTCTGGAACTATTCTCAGATGCTTCCGTTCGTTTCTTTTCCAAAGGCACTCATTGGATCCATCATGAGATCCCTGAGATATTGAACCCTGAACTGGAGTCCTTTTTATTGGAAGAATAGATTCTTTCCAAATTTGGAAAAATATTTCTGTACCAATATACGTCTTATCCGATTATAAGAATGTCCGTGTCCCGGACCCTTTTTCCAATGCGTAAGTTTTCTAAAAATATCTTTCTATTTGTTTCCTTGGTCCTTTTTTCCAGCTCTCTACATTTTGCAAAAGAGCCAAATAAAAAGAAAAAAGAAGAACCTAAAAAAGCCTCAGTTCTTCCAAAGCTGAACCAAGTAGCTTTAAATTCTAAACCGGAAAAGAAGAAGGAAGATAAAAAACCTAAAGTAGTCTCCTCCGAGAAAAAAACATCCAAAAGACTCAAAGGTGAAATCGTAGAAAAACAAGAAGAACTGTTTTCATTCTCTCTTGCAGGCAGAAAATTCGCGCAAGGGGAACTTCTATTTTTAAAAATAAAACCTTTACCTAAAATTTTAGATAAACTCGGTAATTTTACGATCAGTTGGGATGGACAAGAGATCCCATTCAATCAAAGAGAAGGTTATATTCTTACTTTTCTTCCTATCTCTCCTGAATTTTCTAAACCGTACGGAGTTTTGGAATTAACCGAAAAACATCTTTTTACCAAAAACGATTCCAAGAAGTACGAGATCCCTATCCAAAAAACCTACTTCGCAACTTCTAAAGTTTCTCATCTTACGATGGATAAGCAGTATACAACTGACGAACTTTCAGAAGAAACAAAAGCATTCATCAAAGAATGTTCCGAAGCGAAAGCAAAGGCATTTCAATCTAAGTCCGATCTTCAAGTAGAAACGGATTTCGAATATCCGGTCCACAATCCTATCTTAAACAGTCCTTTTTATAAACGTAGGATCTATAATAAAGAGAAGGGCCGCCCGCATGGCGGTTCCGATTTCAAAGGTGGTGTAGGAGATCCAATCTATGCTATCAATGACGGCACTGTGATCTTAGCAAGATCTATGTATTACGAAGGGAATTTCACAGTGATCGATCACGGTTTGGAAATATATTCCTTATACATGCACCAGTCTGAAATTTTAGTAAAGCCAGGTGATAAAGTGAAGAAGGGAGATTTGATCGGAAAGATCGGAACTACCGGAATGTCAACCGGGCCTCATTTACATTTGGGACTTAGAGTTTTAGGAACGATGATCGACCCGCTCTCCGTCGTTCAAACGGATCTAATCGAAGCTAGAAAGAAAACCTCCAAGAAATGATCGGATCGGGAGAGAAGGAATATTTCTCTCCCGACAATAGGTCTTTTCAATTCCAAAGTTTTCCATCCTCTCCCGTATAGATCGCATCCGGTCGGACGATCCTTTCCTGCATTTGTTCAAAACAATGTGCAGTCCAGCCGGCCGCCCTTCCCATTGCAAATACCGGAGTAAAGATCTCAGTCGGAAATCCTAATCCATGCAGAAGTAAAGCGGTATAAAACTCCACATTGGTTTGCAGAATTCTATCCGGTTTATATTCTTTCAATAATTCTAAAGCGGT encodes:
- a CDS encoding acyl-CoA thioesterase gives rise to the protein MSYVPKDPGGVVFTPQYFNLFVEAIEDWFREEIGFGFPQMITNDHQGIPAMKIIAKFYKPSKLGDILKFHVKVKRLRRQNILINVEAMCNDEKRCSGDFLHGFASLASLSLTDWPQDVRKKLEEYL
- a CDS encoding alpha/beta fold hydrolase — encoded protein: MAEETLELFSDASVRFFSKGTHWIHHEIPEILNPELESFLLEE
- a CDS encoding M23 family metallopeptidase, yielding MRKFSKNIFLFVSLVLFSSSLHFAKEPNKKKKEEPKKASVLPKLNQVALNSKPEKKKEDKKPKVVSSEKKTSKRLKGEIVEKQEELFSFSLAGRKFAQGELLFLKIKPLPKILDKLGNFTISWDGQEIPFNQREGYILTFLPISPEFSKPYGVLELTEKHLFTKNDSKKYEIPIQKTYFATSKVSHLTMDKQYTTDELSEETKAFIKECSEAKAKAFQSKSDLQVETDFEYPVHNPILNSPFYKRRIYNKEKGRPHGGSDFKGGVGDPIYAINDGTVILARSMYYEGNFTVIDHGLEIYSLYMHQSEILVKPGDKVKKGDLIGKIGTTGMSTGPHLHLGLRVLGTMIDPLSVVQTDLIEARKKTSKK